One genomic segment of Rivularia sp. PCC 7116 includes these proteins:
- a CDS encoding Coq4 family protein: protein MLIEDKSVVKTPNTQRFFNLIDKFSETKGQSVPQIVKIEELRCCKQGTFGKAWADFLDNNNLQPLTTGFRRKQLHDGVHVLTGYDSSPIGEAELQAFLLGAKFGFFNLLIGVGLLRVIRKRLPNQTSSARERMWKAYQRGQNTNFNPDTWEPELLWNLPLGEVKAKFCLDKS, encoded by the coding sequence ATGTTAATAGAAGATAAGTCAGTTGTTAAAACACCAAACACTCAACGCTTTTTCAATCTTATAGATAAGTTCTCTGAAACCAAAGGTCAAAGCGTACCTCAAATTGTCAAAATAGAAGAATTACGTTGTTGTAAACAAGGAACTTTTGGTAAAGCTTGGGCGGATTTTCTTGATAATAATAATTTACAACCTTTAACTACTGGTTTCCGTCGCAAACAATTGCATGATGGTGTTCATGTTTTAACTGGTTATGATAGCAGTCCAATTGGTGAAGCTGAATTACAAGCTTTTCTATTAGGAGCAAAGTTTGGATTTTTTAATTTACTTATAGGTGTCGGATTACTAAGAGTGATTCGTAAACGCTTACCCAATCAAACCTCTTCAGCTAGAGAAAGAATGTGGAAAGCTTATCAAAGAGGACAAAATACTAATTTTAATCCAGATACGTGGGAACCCGAATTACTTTGGAATTTACCTTTGGGGGAAGTGAAAGCGAAGTTTTGTCTTGATAAATCATGA
- a CDS encoding type II toxin-antitoxin system ParD family antitoxin → MNIQLKPEQEKFIQEQMATVKFNNVDDIINEAFQLLEERERRLEELCQKIAVGTEQIEQGRITDGEVVFERLQKKILYDLSHE, encoded by the coding sequence ATGAATATTCAACTTAAACCAGAGCAAGAGAAATTTATTCAAGAGCAGATGGCTACGGTGAAATTTAATAATGTGGATGATATTATTAATGAAGCATTTCAGCTTTTAGAAGAAAGAGAAAGAAGACTGGAAGAATTGTGTCAGAAAATTGCTGTAGGAACTGAACAAATTGAACAAGGAAGAATTACAGATGGTGAGGTTGTTTTTGAACGATTACAAAAGAAGATACTCTATGACTTAAGTCATGAGTAG
- a CDS encoding NB-ARC domain-containing protein has protein sequence MHSEEISKIADEVVFSFASKHLTDLQVDLLKASCKNQTYEEFAESFGYSSDYVKKNIGSQLWKLLSLALGEKVSKKNFRQALERYHQTYRVLQFQETQKLRDWGAAPDASLFFGREKELTTLKQWIVKDRCRLVGIVGINGVGKTHLSVKLAKGIQDEFDYLIWRSLRNAPAFEDILYDFISFLSNQQENKLNKGINAQLRQLIRYLRENRSLLILDNVESILQVTGYREGYEDDGELFRQIGECSHNSCLLFTSREKPKNIQRFNKIKPVRFLELRGLDYVEGRKIFNAIADFYASEEEWKTIIEFYDGNPLALELAAHHINEVFCGNISRFLIYGKQVFGDIHELLDWHFQRLSGNEQEVMFWLAINTEAVTLWELTEDILSEDAKEQVIITLQSLKNKIPLEISQIEGEASFGLQHVLVEYTINKLIEHICSEIKSGEISLLNQYALLKASAKCYERETQIRLIVKPIIQKLSYQFENKNNLIIQLNKIISKLKTEFYLKPGYATGNIINLLCHLQVNLTGYDFSNLTYQMDLESCYKSRW, from the coding sequence ATGCACTCTGAAGAAATATCTAAGATTGCTGATGAAGTAGTATTCTCATTTGCAAGCAAGCACTTAACGGATTTACAAGTAGATCTGTTAAAAGCATCATGCAAAAATCAAACTTATGAGGAATTTGCAGAAAGCTTCGGTTACAGCAGTGATTATGTAAAGAAGAATATCGGTTCTCAATTATGGAAGTTACTTTCTCTAGCTTTGGGAGAGAAGGTTAGTAAAAAGAATTTTCGTCAAGCTTTAGAAAGATATCACCAGACTTATAGAGTTTTACAATTTCAGGAAACACAAAAACTAAGAGATTGGGGAGCAGCACCGGATGCTTCTCTTTTTTTTGGACGTGAAAAGGAATTAACTACTCTTAAACAGTGGATAGTTAAAGACAGGTGTCGATTAGTTGGGATTGTAGGAATTAATGGAGTTGGGAAGACTCATTTATCTGTAAAGTTGGCTAAAGGTATTCAAGATGAATTTGATTACTTAATTTGGCGATCGCTCAGAAATGCACCAGCGTTTGAAGATATTTTGTATGATTTCATTAGTTTTCTATCGAATCAGCAAGAGAATAAGTTAAATAAGGGAATAAATGCTCAATTACGTCAATTAATACGATATTTACGAGAAAATCGTAGTTTACTGATTTTAGATAATGTGGAATCAATTTTGCAAGTAACGGGTTATCGAGAAGGTTATGAAGATGATGGTGAGTTATTTCGTCAAATAGGAGAATGTTCTCACAATAGCTGTTTGCTGTTCACAAGTCGGGAAAAGCCAAAGAATATTCAAAGATTTAACAAAATCAAACCCGTTCGTTTTCTCGAATTACGCGGGTTGGATTATGTGGAAGGACGTAAGATATTTAATGCAATCGCTGATTTTTACGCTTCTGAGGAAGAATGGAAAACGATTATTGAGTTTTATGATGGAAATCCTTTAGCTTTGGAGCTTGCTGCTCATCATATTAATGAAGTTTTTTGCGGTAATATTTCTCGGTTTTTAATATATGGTAAACAAGTATTCGGTGATATTCATGAATTATTAGATTGGCATTTTCAACGTTTATCGGGAAACGAACAAGAGGTGATGTTTTGGTTAGCTATTAATACTGAAGCTGTTACTCTTTGGGAATTAACAGAAGATATTTTATCTGAAGATGCGAAAGAACAAGTTATTATCACTTTACAATCTTTAAAAAATAAAATTCCTTTAGAAATCAGCCAAATCGAAGGAGAAGCAAGTTTTGGACTTCAACATGTATTAGTAGAATATACGATTAATAAGTTAATTGAACATATCTGCTCCGAAATTAAAAGCGGTGAAATTTCTCTGTTGAATCAATATGCTCTATTAAAAGCTTCAGCTAAATGTTATGAAAGAGAAACTCAAATTCGCTTAATTGTCAAACCAATTATACAAAAGTTAAGTTATCAATTTGAAAATAAAAATAATTTGATAATTCAATTAAACAAAATAATATCGAAATTAAAAACAGAATTTTATTTAAAACCAGGATACGCAACTGGTAATATTATCAATTTACTTTGCCATTTACAAGTTAATTTAACAGGATACGATTTTTCTAATTTAACGTACCAAATGGATTTGGAAAGTTGCTATAAGTCCAGATGGTAA
- a CDS encoding type II toxin-antitoxin system HicB family antitoxin encodes MKFQVIFVFDSEYQGYVAEVPELPGCVSQGKTLDEAVENIKDAIKGYLYVQEKHGKPYQKKESQSFIGEVVI; translated from the coding sequence GTGAAATTTCAAGTAATTTTTGTATTTGATTCAGAATATCAAGGATATGTAGCAGAAGTTCCCGAACTTCCTGGTTGTGTTAGTCAAGGTAAAACCCTTGATGAAGCGGTTGAAAATATCAAAGATGCGATTAAAGGATATCTTTACGTTCAAGAAAAACATGGAAAACCTTACCAAAAGAAAGAATCTCAATCTTTTATTGGAGAGGTTGTAATATAA
- a CDS encoding WD40 repeat domain-containing protein: MWSVDFSPDGKNIVSGSADSTVKLWDINTGNCIQTFLGHDGEIRDVAFHPTGKTIASGSFDKTIKIWDIKTGKSIKTFQGHNDWLRTVAFSPDGKQIASGDNDQNLIIWDKDKGDRLKNFLGYSNCIWSIALSPDSEKLVCGCLDSTVRIWNILTGECEQIIREHKKWVWTVAWSANGKIIASGSDDETIKLWDLNTGNSKTLYGHTNGGVWSIAFSPNSQYLISGGQDGVLKIWNVLTGECLQTINAHSNWIWSVVWSPDGKTIASGSDDQTIKLWNFQNGRCKYIQTLQKNNGKVMSLGFSPDNCKLICGTDDKRVIVWDIATVKSKELHEHTDNLVLSVAYSQDSQYIASSSNDKTIIVRNLNTNTSKILKGHTSWVRSVVWSPNNKYLVSGCKDETIKLWDIHTGECLKTLKILKPYQDMNIIGIKGLTKVEKQNLVYLGAVN; encoded by the coding sequence GTGTGGTCAGTTGATTTTAGTCCCGATGGTAAAAATATAGTTAGCGGTAGCGCAGATTCTACTGTAAAACTTTGGGATATCAATACTGGTAATTGTATTCAAACTTTTTTAGGACACGATGGAGAAATACGAGACGTTGCTTTTCATCCTACTGGTAAGACTATTGCTAGTGGAAGTTTTGATAAGACTATTAAAATTTGGGATATTAAAACTGGTAAATCTATTAAAACTTTTCAAGGACATAATGACTGGTTGCGAACGGTTGCTTTTAGCCCTGATGGAAAGCAAATAGCTAGTGGTGATAACGACCAAAATTTAATTATCTGGGATAAAGATAAAGGCGATCGCCTGAAAAACTTTTTGGGATATAGTAACTGTATTTGGTCGATAGCATTAAGTCCTGATAGTGAAAAATTAGTTTGTGGATGTTTGGATAGTACGGTAAGAATTTGGAATATTCTGACTGGTGAATGCGAACAAATTATCCGAGAGCATAAAAAATGGGTTTGGACGGTAGCATGGAGCGCTAATGGAAAAATTATTGCTAGCGGTAGCGATGATGAAACAATCAAGCTTTGGGATCTAAATACGGGAAATAGTAAAACTTTATATGGACATACTAATGGAGGAGTTTGGTCAATAGCATTTAGTCCAAATAGCCAATATCTTATTAGTGGTGGTCAAGATGGTGTTTTAAAAATTTGGAATGTTTTAACTGGTGAATGTCTTCAAACTATTAATGCTCATAGTAATTGGATTTGGTCTGTGGTATGGAGTCCTGATGGTAAAACTATAGCTAGTGGTAGTGATGACCAAACGATAAAATTATGGAATTTCCAAAATGGTCGATGTAAATATATTCAGACTTTACAAAAAAACAATGGTAAAGTCATGTCGTTGGGATTTAGTCCCGATAACTGTAAATTAATTTGCGGTACCGATGATAAAAGAGTAATAGTTTGGGATATCGCAACAGTTAAATCTAAAGAATTACACGAACATACTGATAACCTTGTACTTTCAGTCGCTTATAGTCAAGATAGTCAATATATTGCTAGTAGCAGCAATGATAAAACAATAATAGTCCGCAATCTAAATACAAATACCAGTAAAATTCTCAAAGGACATACAAGCTGGGTTCGTTCAGTAGTATGGAGTCCTAATAATAAATATTTAGTTAGTGGCTGTAAAGATGAGACAATAAAATTATGGGATATTCATACAGGTGAATGTTTGAAAACTTTGAAAATTCTCAAACCTTACCAGGATATGAATATTATAGGAATCAAAGGTTTAACGAAAGTTGAAAAACAAAATTTAGTTTATTTAGGTGCAGTTAATTAG
- a CDS encoding HEAT repeat domain-containing protein codes for MGIDNSDAVNDLIDLVLTTQDEPTRWVGIQSLGKIAIGNDYVIQALIEQLGIVRVATRRIIARSLTKIAVGNEQAITSLVNLARNNPDEKTRDAIAYTLGYIGNDNWDAVNCLIYLIHNSCDDYTRRVAVKSLGRISDCSQETINALVEAIKKTEDYYSCLAAVSILEKIAIGNNQAIAKLKKIFLSGNINYSNHHNRKLIAQTIAKIAG; via the coding sequence TTGGGTATTGATAATTCAGATGCTGTAAATGATTTAATTGACTTGGTATTAACAACTCAAGATGAGCCTACACGTTGGGTAGGAATTCAAAGTTTAGGAAAAATTGCTATTGGTAATGATTATGTTATTCAAGCTTTGATTGAGCAGCTTGGTATTGTTCGCGTAGCAACTCGCAGGATAATAGCTCGGAGTTTAACGAAAATAGCAGTTGGAAACGAACAAGCTATTACGAGTTTGGTTAATTTAGCGCGAAATAATCCTGACGAAAAAACTCGTGATGCTATTGCCTATACTTTGGGTTATATCGGTAATGATAATTGGGATGCGGTCAACTGTTTAATTTATCTCATACACAATAGTTGTGATGACTATACTCGTAGAGTTGCAGTTAAGAGTTTGGGAAGAATTTCGGATTGCAGCCAAGAGACGATTAATGCTTTGGTTGAAGCCATAAAGAAGACAGAAGATTACTACTCTTGTTTGGCAGCAGTATCGATTTTAGAAAAAATCGCAATCGGAAACAATCAGGCGATCGCTAAATTAAAAAAGATATTTTTATCTGGAAATATTAATTACAGTAATCATCACAATCGCAAGTTAATTGCTCAAACTATTGCCAAAATTGCTGGCTGA
- a CDS encoding DNA alkylation repair protein, with the protein MSNSQLKTIFNQEVIADLAQRIKKVFPSFDKVAFEQDANQNLDFLELKQRSTQICNALTSYLPSEFEEGVNILVTAMGEDDKSGGLEGYYGFRFMPFLDFVAARGLNNPDIALDSLEKMTLHFSAEFAIRPFILKHPDTTLPRLLNWTSHQDWRVRRLASEGTRPRLPWGMQLKPFIENPSFVIRILNNLYNDPNLIVRRSVANNLNDIAKDNSDLAVETAQSWWDARNELAQWTVRHGLRTLVKQGNKKALSVLGFVGGDSIRVENFQFQPSVVKIGDELNFSCNLISEESINVNLVVDYVLHRVLANGKLSKKVFKLRQIELSPGEKITLSGKHKFKQLSTRTYYPGFHSIELVVNGCSVGKYDFELL; encoded by the coding sequence ATGTCTAACAGTCAGCTAAAAACGATTTTCAATCAAGAAGTGATTGCTGATTTAGCACAAAGAATAAAAAAAGTTTTTCCGTCATTTGACAAAGTTGCTTTTGAGCAAGATGCTAATCAAAACCTTGATTTCTTGGAATTAAAGCAGCGTTCGACACAAATATGTAATGCTCTGACATCATATTTACCTTCCGAATTTGAGGAAGGAGTAAATATTCTTGTTACAGCGATGGGGGAAGATGATAAAAGTGGAGGGTTAGAAGGTTATTACGGATTTCGTTTTATGCCTTTTTTGGATTTTGTTGCTGCTCGTGGTTTAAATAATCCAGATATTGCACTTGATTCGCTAGAAAAAATGACGCTTCACTTCAGTGCGGAATTTGCAATACGTCCTTTTATTTTGAAGCATCCAGATACAACTTTGCCACGTCTTCTAAATTGGACTTCTCATCAAGATTGGCGAGTTAGACGACTTGCTTCAGAAGGAACTAGACCTCGATTACCTTGGGGTATGCAATTAAAACCATTTATCGAAAACCCATCTTTTGTTATTCGTATATTAAACAATCTATATAACGACCCAAATTTAATTGTTCGTCGTTCTGTTGCGAATAATTTAAACGATATTGCGAAAGATAATTCAGATTTAGCAGTAGAAACAGCACAAAGTTGGTGGGATGCTAGAAACGAACTTGCTCAATGGACTGTAAGACATGGATTGAGGACGTTGGTAAAACAAGGTAACAAAAAAGCTTTATCTGTTTTAGGTTTTGTTGGTGGTGATAGTATTCGAGTTGAAAACTTTCAATTTCAACCTTCGGTAGTGAAAATTGGTGATGAATTAAATTTCTCCTGTAATCTTATTTCTGAAGAATCTATAAACGTAAATCTTGTTGTAGATTACGTGCTGCATCGAGTATTGGCGAATGGTAAGTTATCGAAGAAAGTTTTTAAGCTCAGACAAATAGAATTGTCACCTGGTGAGAAAATTACTTTATCTGGTAAACATAAATTTAAACAGCTATCGACACGGACTTATTATCCCGGATTCCACAGTATTGAACTTGTTGTTAACGGATGTTCGGTTGGTAAATATGATTTTGAATTGCTTTGA
- a CDS encoding SMI1/KNR4 family protein: MKNFNWENRIQEWSRQRIELLEDYEKEELPPEVLESGSLGYPGATEEQITATESRLGVNFPSSYREFLKTANGIRPISKYGFEFCGTEDIVWYAPDHQYWVDELIETWNQPVTDEEYFVYGEEQSDYNFRPEYLQTALEISSEDMGYIFLFNPQITVVDDEWEVWFCSFSTAFGIYRYRSFDEMMQEVLSDPEFLL, encoded by the coding sequence ATGAAAAACTTTAATTGGGAAAACCGTATTCAGGAATGGAGCAGACAAAGAATAGAACTCTTGGAAGATTATGAAAAAGAAGAATTACCCCCAGAAGTTTTAGAATCTGGTTCTTTGGGTTATCCAGGTGCAACGGAAGAACAAATAACAGCAACTGAATCTAGATTGGGTGTAAATTTTCCCAGTTCCTATCGAGAATTCCTCAAAACTGCTAATGGTATACGTCCTATATCAAAGTATGGTTTTGAATTTTGCGGAACCGAAGATATTGTTTGGTATGCTCCCGACCATCAATATTGGGTGGACGAGTTAATAGAAACCTGGAATCAACCAGTAACGGATGAAGAATATTTTGTTTATGGGGAAGAGCAATCCGATTACAACTTTCGACCAGAATATTTACAAACAGCTTTAGAAATTAGTAGCGAGGATATGGGCTATATTTTTCTATTTAATCCTCAGATAACTGTTGTAGATGATGAATGGGAAGTTTGGTTTTGTAGTTTTTCAACTGCATTCGGAATATATAGATATCGTTCCTTTGACGAAATGATGCAGGAAGTATTGAGCGACCCGGAATTTCTTTTATAG
- a CDS encoding AAA family ATPase has translation MDLFEQNYQNQLSQQAPLAARMRPRTLDEFIGQEHIIAPGRLLRRAISADQLSSLIFFGPPGTGKTTLARIIANTTKAHFISINAVLAGVKDIRDAISTATDKRKYYNQKTILFVDEVHRFNKSQQDALLPHVENGTVILIGATTENPYFEVNKALVSRSRIFQLKQLEEKDLKAIVYQALQDCDRGYGKLNIDIHQEALSHLINVANGDARSLLNALELAVETTSKNQNQVIEISLQVAEESIQQRAVLYDKEGDAHFDTISAYIKSIRGSDADAALYWLAKMIYAGENPRFIFRRLLIQASEDIGLADSQAIVIVNSCAQAFDRVGMPEGRYHLAQATLYLANAPKSNSVMGFFDALASVEKEKEKEIPNHLKDANRDSKGFGHGAGYLYPHAYRDHWVEQQYLPQSLQGQVFYQPADVGEEALIKIQVERRREAQLAAMVEETVEVLSYGEKDKVTDNWLQRTLGEVGENFSKLRDNLFEIANPQRHHLILDLNAKSGLLTWEAVRRVPEGGVYSWVRNEKDARALIEQSNVLPELTRPIVIHPSLSEIPDEVKFDRIIGRNALGKEVDKLKNIFDLVKLLNRDGKIILGETIPRRSQRLYNLLDKTWLSDKLFKKIVAAESAIYSNPDDAMVNWNVEDLEKIFIEVGLEVEITQQKNLTQLYITENLLNRWFTASENETRPSYINHLEKELTNQEIETVKSLFYGKLSNRVVEWETAIAIFSVS, from the coding sequence ATGGATTTATTCGAGCAAAATTACCAAAACCAACTTTCCCAACAAGCACCTTTAGCTGCAAGAATGCGTCCGCGAACTCTTGATGAATTTATCGGACAGGAGCATATAATTGCACCGGGACGTTTGCTTCGTCGTGCAATTTCGGCTGACCAATTATCATCTTTAATCTTTTTTGGTCCTCCCGGTACTGGTAAAACAACTTTGGCTCGCATCATTGCTAATACAACCAAGGCGCATTTTATTTCTATTAATGCTGTACTTGCTGGAGTGAAAGATATTCGCGATGCGATATCTACAGCAACGGATAAAAGGAAATATTACAATCAAAAAACTATTTTATTTGTCGATGAGGTTCACCGTTTTAATAAATCTCAGCAAGATGCATTATTACCTCATGTGGAGAATGGTACGGTAATTTTAATTGGAGCAACTACCGAAAATCCTTATTTTGAAGTTAATAAAGCTTTGGTGAGTCGTTCGCGGATTTTTCAATTGAAGCAGTTGGAAGAGAAAGACCTCAAAGCAATTGTATATCAAGCACTTCAAGATTGCGATCGCGGTTATGGTAAGTTAAATATTGATATCCATCAAGAAGCTCTTTCCCATCTAATTAATGTAGCGAATGGTGATGCTCGTTCTTTACTAAATGCTTTGGAATTGGCTGTTGAAACAACTTCTAAGAATCAAAATCAAGTTATTGAAATAAGTTTACAAGTCGCAGAAGAATCAATTCAGCAACGAGCGGTACTATACGACAAAGAAGGAGACGCTCACTTCGATACCATCAGCGCTTATATCAAAAGTATTCGCGGTTCAGATGCAGATGCGGCTTTATATTGGTTAGCCAAGATGATTTATGCGGGGGAAAATCCCCGGTTTATATTTCGGAGGTTGTTAATTCAAGCTAGTGAAGATATTGGTTTAGCAGATTCCCAAGCCATAGTAATCGTAAATTCCTGCGCTCAAGCATTTGATAGGGTGGGAATGCCGGAAGGGAGATATCATTTAGCTCAAGCAACCTTATATTTAGCTAATGCTCCCAAGTCGAATAGCGTCATGGGATTTTTTGACGCTTTAGCTTCCGTGGAGAAGGAGAAAGAAAAGGAAATTCCCAATCATCTTAAAGATGCAAATCGGGATAGTAAAGGATTTGGGCATGGTGCTGGTTATTTATATCCCCATGCATATCGCGACCATTGGGTAGAACAGCAATATTTACCTCAAAGTTTGCAGGGGCAAGTTTTTTATCAACCTGCCGATGTTGGTGAGGAAGCATTAATAAAAATTCAAGTTGAAAGGAGAAGGGAAGCACAGTTAGCAGCGATGGTTGAAGAGACGGTGGAAGTGTTGAGTTATGGGGAGAAGGATAAAGTTACAGATAATTGGTTGCAGAGAACTTTGGGAGAAGTAGGGGAGAATTTTAGTAAATTACGGGATAATTTATTTGAGATTGCGAATCCCCAGCGTCATCATTTAATTTTAGATTTGAACGCCAAGAGTGGATTATTAACTTGGGAAGCAGTAAGAAGAGTTCCCGAAGGTGGTGTTTATAGTTGGGTTAGGAATGAAAAAGATGCTCGTGCTTTAATTGAGCAAAGTAACGTACTTCCAGAATTAACACGTCCGATTGTCATTCATCCTTCATTATCCGAAATACCTGACGAAGTTAAATTTGACAGGATTATTGGACGAAATGCTTTAGGGAAAGAAGTTGATAAATTAAAAAATATTTTTGATTTAGTAAAGTTGTTGAATCGAGATGGGAAAATTATTTTAGGGGAAACTATACCTCGTCGCAGTCAGAGATTGTATAACCTCTTGGATAAAACTTGGTTATCGGATAAATTATTTAAGAAAATAGTTGCAGCAGAATCAGCTATATATTCCAACCCAGATGATGCAATGGTGAATTGGAATGTAGAAGACTTAGAAAAAATCTTTATTGAAGTAGGTTTAGAGGTAGAAATAACTCAACAGAAGAATTTGACTCAACTCTATATAACCGAAAACTTATTAAATCGTTGGTTTACAGCTTCGGAGAATGAAACACGTCCAAGTTATATAAATCATCTTGAAAAAGAATTGACGAATCAAGAAATTGAAACCGTGAAAAGCTTGTTTTATGGGAAATTGAGCAATCGGGTAGTTGAGTGGGAAACAGCGATCGCTATTTTTTCTGTATCGTAA
- a CDS encoding cryptochrome/photolyase family protein: protein MTTGIWILGDQLYLTQAALQTCNNSSKTPIIFIESYSHIKKIKYHKQKLVFIWSAMRHFADELRQQGYSVTYEIAEDFQNPLESWINENQIDELQIMSPNDKPFLQTIENLKLPCDINLLPNNQFLWTSEDFHKWAKNRKRLLMEDFYREGRKRFDILMEDDKPVGGKWNLDKENRKPPKGKLNTPEPLWFEADNITQEVIQQVNSLDIPTYGEVKEFRWGVTRLQALKVLKYFIEVRLPDFGPYQDAMVTGEETMWHAMLSPYINIGLLQPLEIIQAAEQAYEENQLALNSVEGFIRQVLGWREYMHGIYHHVDADYPEQNWFEHHKPLPEFFWNGETKMNCLHQVLTQVMDTGYAHHIQRLMVLNNFGLIAGISPQQLENWFHAAFIDAYDWVMQTNVIGMGQYADGGLLASKPYAASANYINKMSDYCKSCYYKHSKRTGEKACPFNFLYWDFLNRHRDKLKNEGRMNFILRNLDKMSPEELETIHQQAEEIIA from the coding sequence ATGACAACCGGTATTTGGATATTAGGCGACCAACTATATTTAACCCAAGCAGCTTTACAAACTTGTAATAACTCCTCAAAAACACCAATTATCTTCATCGAATCCTATTCCCATATCAAAAAAATTAAATATCACAAACAAAAGTTGGTATTTATTTGGTCAGCAATGCGTCATTTTGCCGACGAATTGCGTCAACAAGGTTATTCAGTAACTTACGAAATAGCAGAAGATTTTCAAAATCCCCTGGAATCATGGATAAACGAAAATCAAATTGACGAATTACAAATCATGTCTCCCAATGACAAACCTTTTCTACAAACAATCGAAAATTTAAAATTACCTTGCGATATTAACTTACTTCCCAACAATCAATTTTTATGGACTTCTGAAGATTTTCATAAATGGGCTAAAAATCGCAAGCGGTTGTTAATGGAAGACTTTTACAGAGAAGGAAGAAAGCGTTTCGATATTTTGATGGAAGATGATAAACCCGTTGGCGGAAAATGGAATCTTGATAAGGAAAATCGCAAACCACCCAAAGGTAAATTAAATACTCCAGAGCCTTTATGGTTTGAAGCAGATAATATTACTCAAGAAGTAATTCAACAAGTTAATTCCCTTGATATCCCAACCTATGGAGAAGTTAAAGAATTTCGCTGGGGAGTAACTCGTTTACAAGCATTAAAAGTATTAAAATATTTTATCGAAGTTCGTTTACCAGATTTTGGACCATATCAAGATGCGATGGTAACAGGAGAAGAAACAATGTGGCACGCTATGCTTTCTCCCTACATTAATATTGGTTTACTGCAACCCTTAGAAATAATTCAAGCAGCAGAGCAAGCTTATGAAGAAAATCAACTTGCATTAAATAGCGTTGAAGGTTTCATCCGTCAGGTGTTGGGATGGAGAGAATATATGCATGGAATTTATCATCATGTAGATGCTGATTATCCAGAGCAGAATTGGTTTGAACATCATAAACCATTACCCGAATTCTTTTGGAATGGGGAAACCAAAATGAACTGTCTGCATCAAGTATTAACTCAGGTGATGGATACAGGTTATGCTCATCATATTCAAAGATTGATGGTATTAAATAACTTTGGTTTAATTGCCGGAATATCACCGCAACAATTGGAAAACTGGTTTCATGCAGCATTTATAGACGCTTACGACTGGGTAATGCAAACCAATGTTATAGGCATGGGGCAATATGCAGATGGTGGTTTACTCGCATCAAAACCTTATGCAGCATCAGCTAACTATATTAATAAAATGAGCGATTATTGTAAAAGTTGTTATTACAAGCATTCAAAACGTACCGGAGAAAAAGCTTGTCCCTTCAACTTCTTATATTGGGATTTTTTAAATAGACATCGGGATAAATTGAAGAATGAGGGAAGGATGAATTTTATTTTGAGGAATCTTGATAAGATGTCTCCCGAAGAATTAGAAACCATTCATCAGCAAGCAGAAGAAATAATTGCATGA